From Scleropages formosus chromosome 1, fSclFor1.1, whole genome shotgun sequence, a single genomic window includes:
- the LOC108929100 gene encoding fos-related antigen 2-like isoform X2 — translation MSQKCRVNMPVSSSTFIPTINAITSSHDLQWMLQPTVITAMSSPRPRLHPYDHHGPLSQTRPGVIRSVGDTRVRCKRDEQLTPEEEEKRRIRRERNKMAAAKCRSRRRELTDRLQGETEKLEEEKAGLQKEIETLQLEKDKLELVLVSHKPICQLAHEDQSQDCNSLALAGYRTPGAVVVKQEPLEDFYEQEVALSSHKVPPSVIKPTAFEGRALEMYCPDGNRFSVPVAETATLALRPANPSPMFTHHQLPEQDGSLPGPKARSTAHSQHSSHQDQAPNCHSLTLL, via the exons ATGTCACAG AAGTGTAGAGTCAACATGCCTGTGTCCAGTAGCACCTTCATCCCGACCATCAATGCCATCACCTCCAGCCATGATCTGCAGTGGATGCTGCAACCTACTGTCATCACTGCCATGTCCAGCCCCCGACCCAGGCTGCACCCCTATGACCACCACGGTCCACTTAGTCAAACCCGGCCTGGTGTGATCCGTTCTGTTGGGGATACTCGGGTCCGATGCAAACGGGATGAGCAG CTCACCCccgaggaagaggagaagaggaggataAGGCGTGAGAGGAATAAGATGGCAGCTGCAAAATGCCGCAGCCGCAGGAGGGAACTAACTGATCGACTGCAGGGG GAGacggagaagctggaggaagagaaggCTGGTCTTCAGAAGGAAATTGAGACATtgcagctggagaaggacaAGCTAGAGCTCGTTCTGGTGTCACACAAGCCCATCTGCCAGCTGGCCCACGAGGACCAGTCACAGGATTGCAATTCCCTGGCCCTCGCTGGGTATCGCACCCCAGGCGCAGTGGTGGTGAAGCAGGAACCCTTAGAGGACTTCTACGAACAGGAGGTGGCACTCTCTTCTCACAAGGTCCCACCATCTGTCATAAAACCCACCGCCTTCGAAGGAAGAGCATTAGAGATGTACTGCCCGGATGGAAACCGCTTCAGTGTTCCTGTTGCAGAAACTGCCACCCTGGCTCTTAGACCTGCAAATCCCAGCCCCATGTTCACCCACCATCAGCTACCAGAACAGGATGGTTCCTTGCCAGGTCCCAAGGCCAGATCGACAGCCCACAGCCAGCACAGCTCCCACCAGGACCAGGCCCCAAACTGCCATTCGCTCACACTGCTTTGA
- the LOC108929100 gene encoding fos-related antigen 2-like isoform X1 — protein sequence MGSFVFSLHRPSIHVLQKCRVNMPVSSSTFIPTINAITSSHDLQWMLQPTVITAMSSPRPRLHPYDHHGPLSQTRPGVIRSVGDTRVRCKRDEQLTPEEEEKRRIRRERNKMAAAKCRSRRRELTDRLQGETEKLEEEKAGLQKEIETLQLEKDKLELVLVSHKPICQLAHEDQSQDCNSLALAGYRTPGAVVVKQEPLEDFYEQEVALSSHKVPPSVIKPTAFEGRALEMYCPDGNRFSVPVAETATLALRPANPSPMFTHHQLPEQDGSLPGPKARSTAHSQHSSHQDQAPNCHSLTLL from the exons ATGGGATCTTTTGTCTTCTCTCTTCATCGTCCTTCCATCCATGTTCTGCAGAAGTGTAGAGTCAACATGCCTGTGTCCAGTAGCACCTTCATCCCGACCATCAATGCCATCACCTCCAGCCATGATCTGCAGTGGATGCTGCAACCTACTGTCATCACTGCCATGTCCAGCCCCCGACCCAGGCTGCACCCCTATGACCACCACGGTCCACTTAGTCAAACCCGGCCTGGTGTGATCCGTTCTGTTGGGGATACTCGGGTCCGATGCAAACGGGATGAGCAG CTCACCCccgaggaagaggagaagaggaggataAGGCGTGAGAGGAATAAGATGGCAGCTGCAAAATGCCGCAGCCGCAGGAGGGAACTAACTGATCGACTGCAGGGG GAGacggagaagctggaggaagagaaggCTGGTCTTCAGAAGGAAATTGAGACATtgcagctggagaaggacaAGCTAGAGCTCGTTCTGGTGTCACACAAGCCCATCTGCCAGCTGGCCCACGAGGACCAGTCACAGGATTGCAATTCCCTGGCCCTCGCTGGGTATCGCACCCCAGGCGCAGTGGTGGTGAAGCAGGAACCCTTAGAGGACTTCTACGAACAGGAGGTGGCACTCTCTTCTCACAAGGTCCCACCATCTGTCATAAAACCCACCGCCTTCGAAGGAAGAGCATTAGAGATGTACTGCCCGGATGGAAACCGCTTCAGTGTTCCTGTTGCAGAAACTGCCACCCTGGCTCTTAGACCTGCAAATCCCAGCCCCATGTTCACCCACCATCAGCTACCAGAACAGGATGGTTCCTTGCCAGGTCCCAAGGCCAGATCGACAGCCCACAGCCAGCACAGCTCCCACCAGGACCAGGCCCCAAACTGCCATTCGCTCACACTGCTTTGA
- the LOC108929100 gene encoding fos-related antigen 2-like isoform X3 has translation MPVSSSTFIPTINAITSSHDLQWMLQPTVITAMSSPRPRLHPYDHHGPLSQTRPGVIRSVGDTRVRCKRDEQLTPEEEEKRRIRRERNKMAAAKCRSRRRELTDRLQGETEKLEEEKAGLQKEIETLQLEKDKLELVLVSHKPICQLAHEDQSQDCNSLALAGYRTPGAVVVKQEPLEDFYEQEVALSSHKVPPSVIKPTAFEGRALEMYCPDGNRFSVPVAETATLALRPANPSPMFTHHQLPEQDGSLPGPKARSTAHSQHSSHQDQAPNCHSLTLL, from the exons ATGCCTGTGTCCAGTAGCACCTTCATCCCGACCATCAATGCCATCACCTCCAGCCATGATCTGCAGTGGATGCTGCAACCTACTGTCATCACTGCCATGTCCAGCCCCCGACCCAGGCTGCACCCCTATGACCACCACGGTCCACTTAGTCAAACCCGGCCTGGTGTGATCCGTTCTGTTGGGGATACTCGGGTCCGATGCAAACGGGATGAGCAG CTCACCCccgaggaagaggagaagaggaggataAGGCGTGAGAGGAATAAGATGGCAGCTGCAAAATGCCGCAGCCGCAGGAGGGAACTAACTGATCGACTGCAGGGG GAGacggagaagctggaggaagagaaggCTGGTCTTCAGAAGGAAATTGAGACATtgcagctggagaaggacaAGCTAGAGCTCGTTCTGGTGTCACACAAGCCCATCTGCCAGCTGGCCCACGAGGACCAGTCACAGGATTGCAATTCCCTGGCCCTCGCTGGGTATCGCACCCCAGGCGCAGTGGTGGTGAAGCAGGAACCCTTAGAGGACTTCTACGAACAGGAGGTGGCACTCTCTTCTCACAAGGTCCCACCATCTGTCATAAAACCCACCGCCTTCGAAGGAAGAGCATTAGAGATGTACTGCCCGGATGGAAACCGCTTCAGTGTTCCTGTTGCAGAAACTGCCACCCTGGCTCTTAGACCTGCAAATCCCAGCCCCATGTTCACCCACCATCAGCTACCAGAACAGGATGGTTCCTTGCCAGGTCCCAAGGCCAGATCGACAGCCCACAGCCAGCACAGCTCCCACCAGGACCAGGCCCCAAACTGCCATTCGCTCACACTGCTTTGA